A single genomic interval of Coccidioides posadasii str. Silveira chromosome 1, complete sequence harbors:
- a CDS encoding uncharacterized protein (EggNog:ENOG410QDKJ~COG:H) — translation MAPSQSLQAALSSVQEAFVKQNPQSNQAHKEACRYFPGGNTRSVLYTTPFPLSFQSGHGSTLTSVDGDTYTDFLGEYSAGIFGHSNPQIAEALAGVLSRGWNFGGVNSHEAILARKVCERFNIEMVRFTNSGTEANMMALAAALAFSARKHPGCPEPKSIVVFSNAYHGSTLSFPNTLVDEIRRGHDVSHLTPNLPHNFLIAPWNNPAETTELLATRPRGSIAAILVEPLQGAGGCRPASAQFLKTLRALADQKSALLIVDEVMTSRLAPGGLAQEWALRPDLITLGKWIGGGMSFGAFGGRRDVLQLFDPRTTKVPLGHAGTFNNNVLSMAAGCAGLDVYSAQRVARLNELGSTLKARLHALLADASLCEPPANRTDNDDDDDDDDDYAQRYPLETDSNSDSNDVPPTPPPGRMYISGYGSVLSIRFSGPDATTCHQLFFHHMLEEKIYLAARGYMALSLELSRADIEHFIAAVQRFVTKYAALLLKDE, via the coding sequence ATGGCACCATCCCAGTCCCTTCAAGCTGCCCTCTCCAGCGTCCAAGAGGCATTCGTCAAACAAAACCCCCAATCCAACCAGGCCCACAAGGAAGCTTGTAGATACTTCCCTGGCGGCAACACACGCTCTGTGCTCTATACCACCCCGTTCCCACTGAGCTTCCAGTCGGGGCACGGCAGCACCCTCACCTCTGTCGATGGGGACACATACACCGATTTCCTGGGCGAGTACAGCGCCGGTATATTCGGCCACTCGAACCCGCAGATCGCAGAGGCGCTCGCAGGCGTCCTGTCTCGCGGATGGAACTTTGGGGGCGTGAACTCACACGAGGCCATCCTCGCGCGCAAGGTCTGCGAGCGTTTCAATATTGAAATGGTCCGTTTCACGAACTCGGGCACGGAGGCAAACATGATGGCCCTGGCCGCCGCACTGGCCTTCTCCGCCAGGAAGCATCCCGGGTGTCCGGAGCCCAAATCCATCGTGGTCTTCAGCAACGCCTACCACGGCAGCACCCTCTCCTTTCCAAACACCCTCGTGGACGAGATCCGTCGCGGCCACGATGTATCTCACCTCACGCCCAACCTGCCCCACAACTTCCTCATCGCGCCCTGGAACAACCCTGCCGAGACCACCGAGCTCCTAGCCACTCGGCCCCGGGGCTCCATCGCCGCGATCCTCGTCGAACCCCTCCAGGGCGCCGGCGGCTGCCGTCCGGCATCAGCGCAGTTCCTCAAGACCCTCCGAGCGCTAGCAGACCAGAAATCCGCCCTGCTCATCGTCGACGAGGTGATGACCTCCCGCCTCGCCCCCGGTGGGCTCGCCCAAGAATGGGCCCTCAGGCCCGACCTGATCACCCTGGGCAAATGGATCGGCGGGGGTATGAGCTTCGGCGCGTTCGGCGGACGCAGAGACGTACTGCAGCTCTTCGACCCGCGGACGACGAAGGTTCCGCTCGGCCACGCGGGTACGTTCAACAATAACGTGCTCAGCATGGCGGCGGGCTGCGCCGGGCTGGACGTCTACTCCGCCCAACGTGTCGCGCGGCTGAACGAGCTCGGATCGACGCTGAAAGCGAGACTGCACGCCCTCCTGGCTGATGCATCGCTGTGCGAGCCTCCTGCCAACCGCACCGAcaacgatgacgatgacgatgatgatgatgattatGCGCAAAGATATCCCCTAGAAACAGATTCCAACAGCGACAGCAACGACGTACCTCCCACACCACCCCCAGGACGGATGTACATCTCCGGCTACGGCAGCGTCCTCAGCATCCGTTTCTCGGGCCCCGACGCCACCACCTGCCACCAGCTGTTCTTCCACCACATGCTCGAAGAGAAGATCTACCTCGCTGCGCGCGGCTACATGGCGCTATCGCTCGAATTAAGTCGCGCAGACATCGAGCATTTCATCGCCGCCGTGCAAAGATTCGTGACCAAGTACGCTGCTCTGTTATTAAAGGATGAATAA
- a CDS encoding uncharacterized protein (EggNog:ENOG410PMWH~COG:V), protein MSGFTAKSTFRDGPWRDSTLGTRTITGIAPVAVGPNRTQNTNLMTMSTVPPAMSRSFGRFDGLAPPSLLSSSSLSSPSSRQIEDHPPIAPPLLSRESMSTASESTDSSPTTTSSTFDSPIIVETSPDSSPESPSSIMPLPSLKSSHQDQGSVNQSFLRPMSPNANPGPTESSNRRAKNLKNLSLRLPASPFRPPLSTAPIAESGRHLSEPSSPVRPHSRGSKRRPPNLTIQTPGFQRPYSSNGTRVVPPTPSVRPTLRHIESSPSLNSILSPTHTNPMMPAPFPSKPFSLGTWCDADLGKASNQTNFNPNEPLIEFGEEDDCPISRESRKGSERGYPDGPIRIYDSGLWLYLEPNQEEASKFDVVFNVAKEVNNPFSTDGPKHDTVMSVWKATLAQSNAALRGEDPDTACSELSFKSALESLSDECPPTPKANRPEPEYIHVPWDHNSEILDDLFPLCEIIDNRISKGKRVLIHCQLGVSRSASLVIAYGLYKNTHLDFNAVYGMVKERSCWVGPNMSLIYQLTDFRTKIRGGTITRSPADYNEAMSTAQSPHIQTTDIERETAHSKAAASTPNNGKPVVDPSKLFTQVNPFSPDTSSNRVRRHITPRPLPLREKFHTIHSLRDSPCHDGPTATTTTTTTTTFQRPSVRSALQMDLVMQDVPPSPSFFSPKASEFIAAPFPRSKAGDITFEKFANLQSPNLVRRPSMNDPRSPQRRAEPIIMRSIDEFL, encoded by the coding sequence ATGTCTGGATTCACAGCGAAATCAACATTTAGAGATGGACCCTGGCGGGACTCGACCCTGGGAACAAGGACAATCACGGGTATCGCGCCGGTGGCAGTGGGCCCCAACAGAACACAGAACACAAACCTGATGACGATGTCGACGGTACCTCCCGCCATGTCGAGGAGTTTTGGTAGATTCGATGGCCTAGCTCCACCATCTctgttgtcgtcgtcgtcgttaTCATCGCCATCGTCAAGGCAGATCGAAGACCATCCGCCAATCGCTCCCCCGTTGCTATCGCGCGAAAGCATGTCAACGGCTTCGGAATCAACCGACTCTTCTCCCACAACCACCAGTTCGACTTTTGACTCTCCCATCATCGTCGAGACCTCTCCAGATTCTTCTCCAGAGTCACCAAGCTCCATCATGCCCTTACCATCGCTCAAATCGAGCCACCAGGACCAAGGATCCGTGAATCAGTCATTCCTACGACCGATGTCTCCGAATGCGAATCCCGGTCCAACGGAGTCCTCCAACCGGCGGGCCAAGAATCTAAAGAACCTGTCGCTTCGATTGCCAGCCTCGCCTTTCCGTCCTCCACTCTCCACCGCCCCGATCGCCGAATCTGGTCGCCATCTCTCAGAACCATCATCACCGGTACGGCCCCATTCCAGGGGATCCAAGCGCCGTCCACCTAATCTGACGATTCAGACTCCTGGTTTCCAGCGCCCGTACTCTTCCAACGGAACGCGGGTGGTGCCACCAACACCCAGCGTCAGGCCTACCCTCCGACATATTGAATCTTCACCATCACTCAATTCCATACTGTCGCCTACTCACACAAATCCTATGATGCCTGCTCCCTTTCCTTCGAAACCGTTTTCATTGGGGACGTGGTGCGATGCCGACCTGGGTAAAGCCTCAAATCAGACTAACTTTAATCCTAATGAACCCCTAATTGAGTTTGGAGAAGAGGATGACTGCCCCATTTCCCGGGAGTCGAGAAAGGGCAGTGAAAGAGGCTACCCAGATGGCCCAATACGTATCTATGACTCCGGACTTTGGCTCTATCTGGAACCTAATCAGGAGGAGGCCTCAAAATTTGATGTCGTCTTCAACGTCGCTAAAGAAGTGAACAATCCGTTCAGCACGGACGGGCCGAAACATGACACCGTGATGTCTGTCTGGAAGGCTACTCTTGCCCAGTCAAACGCAGCTTTGCGAGGGGAGGATCCCGATACCGCTTGTTCAGAGCTGTCGTTCAAATCCGCCCTGGAATCTCTATCCGACGAATGTCCGCCAACCCCCAAAGCCAACCGACCGGAACCAGAGTATATCCATGTCCCGTGGGATCACAATTCCGAAATTCTGGACGACTTGTTTCCTCTCTGCGAAATCATCGATAACAGGATCTCCAAGGGCAAGCGGGTTTTGATTCACTGTCAATTGGGAGTAAGCCGGTCAGCCTCGCTCGTGATAGCGTACGGGCTCTACAAGAACACCCATCTGGACTTCAACGCGGTATACGGCATGGTAAAAGAGAGAAGTTGTTGGGTCGGACCAAACATGAGCTTGATCTACCAGCTTACCGATTTTCGAACAAAAATTCGGGGCGGGACCATCACGAGATCTCCCGCAGACTACAATGAAGCCATGAGCACTGCCCAAAGTCCACACATTCAGACCACAGATATCGAAAGAGAAACTGCCCATTCGAAAGCGGCGGCTTCCACCCCAAACAACGGAAAGCCTGTGGTGGATCCTTCGAAACTGTTCACCCAGGTCAACCCGTTCAGCCCGGATACCTCTTCTAACCGAGTTCGAAGACATATAACGCCGCGACCTCTACCGTTGAGAGAAAAATTTCACACCATTCACTCTCTACGCGATTCACCCTGCCACGATGGACCTACCGCCACGACCACAACGACGACCACAACCACCTTTCAGCGTCCTTCGGTACGGTCCGCTCTGCAAATGGACCTTGTCATGCAGGACGTACCACCAAGTCCGTCGTTCTTTTCCCCTAAAGCCAGTGAATTTATCGCAGCACCCTTCCCGCGGTCAAAGGCTGGTGATATTACCTTTGAGAAATTCGCCAACCTTCAGTCACCGAATCTCGTTCGCCGCCCTAGCATGAATGATCCCAGGTCACCGCAAAGAAGAGCGGAGCCGATTATCATGAGAAGCATTGACGAATTTCtttga
- a CDS encoding uncharacterized protein (EggNog:ENOG410PMV7~COG:S~BUSCO:12790at33183) → MASTTELTQSDDHPPHLDPSELGTKQYWESYYERSLEHLSSKQRGSRTAGDADASSDNNDDDDDDDDDPGTSWFTEHNAPEKVLRFLTAEGFPLAPCNTSGREQPRILDLGTGNGSMLTLLREEGGFLGDMVGVDYSERSVELARRLAGGDGGGQGRRIRFEVWDILAAGEGDDDDNDGSGGGNNGLDGLEWFPAAEGGFDIVLDKGTFDAVSLSGEEIVEGERKVVRRVCEMYPRVTRRLVKKGGFLVVTSCNWTEDELVRWFTRADGRDGGDALEVWGKVEYPKFRFGGMEGQGVCTVCFQRKRGQ, encoded by the exons ATGGCTTCCACCACAGAGCTCACGCAGAGCGATGATCACCCGCCGCACTTGGATCCGAGCGAACTGGGCACGAAGCAATA CTGGGAGTCATACTACGAACGCTCGTTGGAGCATTTGTCCTCGAAGCAGCGCGGGAGTCGGACGGCTGGAGATGCGGACGCCAGCAGCGATAacaacgacgacgacgacgacgatgatgacgatCCGGGCACGTCCTGGTTTACCGAGCACAATGCGCCGGAGAAAGTGTTGCGGTTCTTGACGGCGGAAGGGTTCCCGCTTGCGCCCTGCAACACGAGCGGGCGGGAGCAGCCGAGGATATTGGATCTGGGGACCGGGAATGGGAGTATGCTGACGTTGCTGAGGGAGGAAGGGGGGTTTCTCGGGGATATGGTCGGGGTGGATTACTCGGAGAGGAGTGTGGAGCTGGCGAGGAGGTTGGCCGGGGGTGATGGTGGTGGCCAGGGGCGGCGGATCCGGTTTGAGGTGTGGGATATACTCGCTGCTGGCGagggtgatgatgatgataatgatgGTAGTGGTGGTGGTAATAATGGACTGGACGGCTTGGAGTGGTTTCCTGCGGCGGAGGGCGGGTTTGATATCGTGCTGGATAAGGGTACATTCGATGCCGTGTCGTTGTCCGGGGAGGAGATTGTCGAGGGCGAGAGGAAGGTGGTGAGGCGGGTGTGCGAGATGTATCCGCGGGTTACGAGGCGGTTGGTGAAGAAGGGCGGGTTCTTGGTGGTGACAAGCTGCAATTGGACGGAGGACGAGCTGGTGAGATGGTTCACGCGGGCTGATGGCCGTGACGGGGGAGATGCGCTGGAGGTCTGGGGCAAGGTCGAGTATCCCAAGTTCAGATTTGGCGGAATGGAAGGACAGGGGGTGTGCACGGTTTGCTTTCAGAGGAAGAGAGGGCAGTAA